In one Cellulomonas sp. JZ18 genomic region, the following are encoded:
- a CDS encoding anti-sigma regulatory factor encodes MSDDPYAVPPVTAPADAVHAAPGAGVEPPAALPGEVTAPAPVDGEELPASHPSSSFVALRRWVLDSAAQLRTLRGDLREQIAAASSSAVGPLGDVPEKVVLVASELATNALAHGRPPTQVRLAQDGTTFLLEVSDAAVDRHPFVAGSRAPGDGGFGLQIARRLSLDVGWYADSGGKHVWATFCPSEPGGV; translated from the coding sequence GTGAGCGACGACCCGTACGCCGTGCCCCCCGTGACAGCCCCCGCGGACGCCGTCCACGCGGCCCCCGGTGCGGGCGTCGAGCCGCCCGCCGCACTGCCGGGCGAGGTCACCGCACCCGCACCGGTCGACGGCGAGGAGCTGCCCGCCTCCCACCCGTCGTCGTCGTTCGTCGCACTGCGCCGCTGGGTGCTCGACAGCGCGGCCCAGCTGCGCACGCTGCGCGGGGACCTGCGCGAGCAGATCGCCGCCGCGTCGTCGTCGGCGGTCGGCCCGCTCGGGGACGTGCCGGAGAAGGTCGTCCTCGTGGCGTCCGAGCTCGCGACCAACGCGCTCGCGCACGGGCGGCCGCCCACGCAGGTGCGCCTGGCCCAGGACGGCACGACGTTCCTGCTCGAGGTCTCCGACGCCGCCGTCGACCGGCACCCGTTCGTCGCCGGCAGCCGCGCCCCGGGTGACGGCGGGTTCGGCCTGCAGATCGCGCGGCGCCTGTCCCTCGACGTCGGCTGGTACGCCGACTCCGGCGGCAAGCACGTGTGGGCCACCTTCTGCCCCTCGGAGCCCGGCGGCGTGTGA